A region of Thermococcus argininiproducens DNA encodes the following proteins:
- a CDS encoding 50S ribosomal protein L23, whose amino-acid sequence MDPYKVIVRPVVTEKAISMVERENKLTFIVDKRATKPEIKKAVETIYDVKVEKVNIIITMKGEKKAYVKLKPEYSASEVAARIGLF is encoded by the coding sequence ATGGATCCCTATAAAGTTATTGTAAGGCCTGTAGTTACAGAAAAAGCAATTTCAATGGTAGAGAGGGAGAATAAACTCACTTTCATAGTGGACAAAAGAGCAACAAAGCCGGAAATAAAGAAAGCAGTTGAAACAATTTATGATGTAAAAGTAGAAAAAGTGAATATCATTATAACTATGAAGGGAGAAAAGAAAGCTTACGTAAAATTGAAGCCTGAATACAGTGCAAGTGAGGTTGCTGCTAGAATAGGATTATTCTGA
- a CDS encoding 50S ribosomal protein L2, protein MGKSLIQQRRGKGTTTFRAPSHRYRGAVKYIPLSFTKEKTLAGKVVEILHDPGRTAPVARVKFDNGLEKLILAPEGLLVDQEIYVGPEAPIAIGNTLPLAKIPEGTYVYNLEGSPGDGGKYVRAGGSYALVVSREKNRVIVQLPSGELKGFNPRCRATIGVVAGGGRLEKPIVKAGKAYYIMKARNRFWPKPRGVKMNAVNHPHGGKEHHIGKPSTVSKRAPPGRKVGHIGARRTGRRK, encoded by the coding sequence ATGGGTAAAAGTTTAATTCAACAAAGGAGAGGAAAAGGAACAACAACATTTAGAGCTCCATCTCATAGGTATAGGGGTGCTGTTAAGTACATTCCACTAAGCTTTACTAAAGAAAAAACTCTTGCGGGAAAGGTCGTTGAAATACTCCATGACCCAGGAAGAACCGCCCCTGTTGCTAGGGTTAAGTTTGATAATGGATTGGAGAAACTTATCCTTGCTCCAGAAGGCCTTTTGGTTGACCAGGAGATCTATGTTGGTCCAGAAGCACCAATTGCAATCGGAAACACACTCCCCCTTGCAAAGATCCCAGAAGGAACATATGTTTACAACCTTGAAGGGTCACCTGGCGATGGTGGAAAGTACGTGAGAGCTGGAGGGAGCTATGCTTTGGTAGTTTCAAGGGAGAAGAATAGAGTTATTGTTCAACTCCCAAGTGGTGAGCTTAAAGGATTTAACCCCAGATGCAGGGCGACAATAGGTGTAGTTGCTGGTGGAGGAAGGCTTGAGAAGCCAATAGTTAAAGCTGGTAAGGCTTACTATATCATGAAGGCTAGAAACAGGTTCTGGCCAAAGCCAAGAGGTGTCAAGATGAACGCCGTTAACCACCCACACGGTGGTAAGGAACACCACATTGGTAAACCAAGTACTGTTTCAAAGAGAGCTCCACCTGGAAGAAAAGTTGGTCACATAGGAGCGAGAAGAACTGGGAGAAGGAAGTGA
- the hydG gene encoding NADPH-dependent hydrogenase/sulfhydrogenase 1 subunit gamma: protein MSTPGELIPKEIMMPKENPYVLHKAKVLKLYTLTETEKLFLFRFEDPELAEKWTFKPGQFVQLTIPGVGEVPISICSSAMRKGFFELCIRKAGRVTAVIHKLKPGDTVLVRGPYGNGFPVDEWEGMDLLLIAAGLGTAPLRSVFLYAMDNRWKYGNITFINTARYGKDLLFYKELEAMKDLAEAENVKIIQSVTRDPDWPGLKGRPQQFIVEANTNPKNTAVAVCGPPRMYKAVFESLINYGYRPENIYVTLERKMKCGIGKCGHCNVGTSTSWKYICKDGPVFGYFDIISTPGLLD, encoded by the coding sequence ATGAGCACGCCGGGAGAACTCATCCCTAAGGAAATTATGATGCCTAAAGAGAACCCTTACGTCCTTCATAAGGCAAAAGTACTTAAGCTTTACACATTAACCGAGACAGAGAAACTCTTCCTATTCCGTTTTGAAGACCCAGAATTAGCTGAAAAGTGGACTTTCAAACCTGGTCAATTTGTTCAGCTTACCATTCCAGGAGTCGGAGAAGTTCCAATTAGTATATGTTCATCAGCTATGAGAAAAGGATTCTTTGAGTTATGTATCAGAAAGGCAGGTAGGGTAACTGCAGTAATTCACAAGCTTAAGCCTGGAGACACGGTTCTAGTTAGAGGTCCTTATGGAAATGGGTTCCCTGTTGATGAGTGGGAAGGGATGGATTTACTCCTTATAGCAGCAGGCCTTGGAACTGCACCTCTTAGAAGCGTCTTTCTCTATGCAATGGACAACAGATGGAAGTACGGAAATATTACATTCATAAATACTGCAAGATATGGAAAAGATTTGCTATTTTACAAAGAGTTAGAGGCAATGAAAGATCTTGCTGAGGCAGAAAATGTCAAGATAATCCAGAGTGTTACTAGAGATCCAGATTGGCCAGGACTAAAAGGAAGACCCCAGCAATTTATTGTCGAGGCCAATACAAATCCAAAGAACACTGCAGTAGCTGTGTGTGGACCTCCAAGAATGTACAAGGCAGTTTTTGAGTCCCTTATAAACTATGGCTACCGCCCAGAGAACATCTATGTCACACTTGAGAGGAAAATGAAATGTGGAATAGGGAAGTGTGGACACTGTAATGTGGGAACAAGCACCTCTTGGAAATACATATGTAAAGATGGCCCTGTATTTGGGTACTTTGATATAATCTCAACACCTGGATTGCTTGACTGA
- the hydD gene encoding NADPH-dependent hydrogenase/sulfhydrogenase 1 subunit delta codes for MSEKVKIGFYALTSCYGCQLQFAMMDEVLQLLDKANIECWFMVERDSDEDREVDIAFIEGSVSTEEEVELVKKIREKAKIVIAVGSCAIHGGVQSWGKDKGLSELWKKVYGESHVKFEPKMAEPVEKYIKVDYKLYGCPPEKKDFLYALGTFLVGSWPEDIDYPVCVECRIKGNPCILIEKGEPCLGPLTVAGCDARCPGFNVACIGCRGAVGYDVAWFDSLALEFKKKGLTKEEILERMKIFNAHNPKLEEMVNKIFEEGE; via the coding sequence ATGAGCGAGAAAGTTAAAATTGGATTTTACGCTTTAACTTCATGCTATGGCTGTCAGCTTCAATTTGCCATGATGGATGAAGTGCTCCAACTTTTAGATAAAGCAAATATAGAATGCTGGTTTATGGTAGAGAGAGACAGTGATGAAGATAGAGAAGTTGATATAGCCTTCATAGAGGGGAGCGTCTCCACAGAGGAAGAAGTGGAGCTCGTGAAAAAGATCAGAGAAAAAGCAAAGATAGTAATTGCAGTGGGTTCATGTGCAATTCATGGTGGTGTGCAAAGCTGGGGTAAGGATAAGGGACTTAGTGAACTTTGGAAGAAGGTTTACGGCGAATCTCATGTTAAATTTGAACCTAAAATGGCTGAACCAGTGGAAAAATACATCAAAGTTGATTATAAGCTCTACGGATGTCCACCAGAGAAGAAAGACTTCCTCTATGCCTTGGGAACTTTCCTCGTAGGTTCATGGCCTGAGGACATTGACTATCCTGTTTGTGTGGAGTGCAGGATTAAGGGCAATCCCTGTATCCTTATAGAAAAAGGGGAGCCATGTTTAGGTCCATTGACAGTAGCCGGCTGTGATGCAAGGTGTCCAGGATTCAATGTTGCATGTATTGGATGTAGGGGTGCTGTAGGATACGATGTTGCATGGTTTGACTCCCTCGCATTGGAGTTCAAGAAAAAAGGCCTAACAAAGGAGGAAATACTGGAGAGAATGAAAATATTCAACGCTCACAACCCCAAGCTTGAGGAAATGGTTAACAAGATATTTGAGGAGGGAGAATGA
- a CDS encoding 50S ribosomal protein L3, with protein sequence MGKISRPRRGSLAYSPRKRAKSIVPKIRTWPQEQEVRMLGFAGYKVGMTHVLMIDDTPGLTNGKEIFMPVTIVEAPPLIVYGVRAYRKGYFGLETATEVMVPDFKLENYPSKKAKNVTFYSLLGRRIKTLPKNYTEEVFQQKLGELEELVESGEIVEVRALVATQPWLARIKKKPEVMEYAVGGTNIEEKFGFIKDKLGKELRVREILKEGELLDIVAVTKGKGTQGPVKRWGVKLTSHKDSKGRRKVATIGPWHPARVMWTVPRAGQMGFHHRTEFNKRLLRIGENGKLSLNGEEIEITPKGGFPHYGIVRNDFLMIAGTIPGAIKRIVRVRPAIRPPAKRPPVEAPQITYISRESKQ encoded by the coding sequence ATGGGAAAAATTAGCAGACCAAGAAGAGGTTCATTGGCATATTCCCCAAGAAAAAGAGCAAAGAGTATAGTACCAAAGATTAGAACTTGGCCTCAAGAGCAAGAAGTTAGAATGCTTGGATTTGCAGGATACAAAGTTGGAATGACCCATGTACTTATGATTGACGACACTCCTGGGCTCACAAATGGAAAAGAAATTTTCATGCCAGTTACCATAGTTGAAGCTCCACCACTCATAGTATATGGGGTCAGAGCATATAGAAAGGGTTACTTTGGACTAGAAACTGCCACTGAAGTCATGGTTCCAGACTTTAAGCTTGAAAACTACCCATCAAAGAAGGCAAAAAATGTTACATTCTATAGTCTTCTTGGAAGAAGAATTAAGACTCTTCCAAAGAACTACACTGAAGAGGTTTTCCAGCAAAAACTTGGGGAGCTTGAAGAGCTAGTGGAGTCTGGCGAAATAGTTGAGGTTAGGGCATTAGTAGCAACCCAACCATGGCTCGCCCGCATAAAGAAGAAACCGGAAGTTATGGAATACGCTGTTGGTGGAACCAACATTGAAGAAAAGTTTGGTTTCATTAAAGACAAACTTGGAAAGGAACTTAGAGTCAGAGAGATTCTCAAAGAAGGGGAGCTTCTTGATATAGTGGCCGTGACCAAAGGAAAAGGAACACAAGGCCCAGTTAAGAGATGGGGTGTTAAGTTGACTTCTCACAAAGACAGCAAAGGTAGGAGAAAAGTGGCAACAATAGGTCCTTGGCATCCAGCAAGAGTCATGTGGACAGTGCCAAGAGCTGGTCAGATGGGTTTCCACCACAGGACAGAGTTTAACAAAAGACTCTTGAGAATAGGAGAGAACGGCAAGCTTTCTCTCAATGGAGAGGAGATTGAAATAACACCAAAAGGTGGATTCCCACACTATGGAATAGTCAGAAATGACTTCCTCATGATAGCTGGTACTATTCCAGGGGCAATAAAGAGGATCGTTAGAGTGAGGCCCGCAATAAGGCCACCTGCAAAAAGACCACCTGTTGAAGCTCCACAAATCACGTACATTAGTAGAGAATCAAAGCAATGA
- a CDS encoding MFS transporter, with protein MRKKLLILLSLGWIFNYAHRMSIPPLIPIIKGEFSITNAQAGLLMTSLLLPYALIQVPAGYFGDKLGRKRLVVMSILGYSLASAFMLFARDYWHLLAVRALYGLFAGLYYAPSTALISEIYKERKGSALGIFMIGPPVGSAIAPAIAVPIALTLEWRYSFLVLSLMSATIGVALMFAIKGEVKQVERPRFQIPKNILGLSVMNFLLLAAFFGILTFLPDFFVNKGRSLEEASFYFSILSIVGIFGSIAGGTVYDKIREASLICILSFNAVLSFILVKTSYPPLVLPLGLFFYSVGPAVTAYTSEHATPENLGTVMGFVNMMGFFGATTGPYFVGFLIDKIGYEGAFYSISGMYLVSMLILAFEKIHY; from the coding sequence ATGCGTAAAAAGCTTCTCATACTGCTATCTCTTGGATGGATATTCAACTATGCCCACAGAATGTCTATTCCTCCTCTTATTCCTATTATTAAAGGAGAGTTTAGCATAACAAATGCTCAGGCAGGGTTGTTGATGACATCTCTTTTGCTTCCTTATGCATTAATTCAAGTTCCTGCGGGATATTTTGGGGATAAACTCGGCAGAAAAAGGCTTGTTGTAATGAGTATATTAGGATACTCACTGGCAAGTGCTTTTATGCTATTTGCAAGAGATTACTGGCATCTATTGGCTGTCAGAGCACTTTATGGTCTTTTTGCAGGGCTCTATTATGCTCCCTCTACTGCATTAATAAGTGAAATTTACAAAGAAAGAAAAGGCTCAGCATTGGGGATTTTCATGATTGGACCTCCCGTGGGAAGTGCGATTGCTCCAGCTATTGCAGTTCCAATAGCCTTAACTTTGGAGTGGAGATATTCATTTTTAGTCCTTTCTCTAATGAGTGCCACAATAGGAGTTGCTTTAATGTTCGCTATTAAAGGGGAAGTAAAACAGGTTGAAAGACCAAGGTTCCAGATTCCCAAAAATATTCTTGGCTTAAGTGTAATGAATTTTCTATTATTGGCTGCGTTCTTTGGAATATTGACTTTTCTTCCTGACTTCTTTGTTAACAAGGGTAGAAGTTTAGAGGAAGCCTCATTCTATTTTTCCATCCTTTCCATTGTTGGAATTTTTGGATCCATCGCAGGTGGAACAGTATACGATAAAATTAGGGAAGCTAGTTTGATATGCATTCTGTCCTTTAACGCTGTTTTGTCATTCATTCTGGTAAAAACGTCTTACCCGCCACTAGTCCTGCCTTTAGGTTTGTTTTTTTATTCAGTGGGTCCTGCAGTAACAGCTTACACCAGTGAGCATGCAACACCCGAGAACCTTGGAACTGTTATGGGGTTTGTTAATATGATGGGATTCTTTGGAGCGACGACTGGTCCGTATTTTGTAGGCTTCCTAATCGACAAAATAGGTTATGAAGGGGCTTTTTACTCGATTTCAGGGATGTATTTAGTGAGTATGTTAATCCTGGCCTTTGAAAAGATCCACTATTAG
- the hydB gene encoding NADPH-dependent hydrogenase/sulfhydrogenase 1 subunit beta: MRYVKLPKENTYEFLERLKDWGTLYAPIKISEKFYDFREVDDVKKIEFKYNRTIMPPKKFFFLPREKIFEFSISKAEYNEVIENVEPFIIFGVHACDIFGLKIMDTIYLDDLPDKYYKVRREKGIIIGISCIPDEYCFCNLRETDFADDGFDLFFHELPDGWLVRVGSPKGHRIVDKNIKLFEEVTSQDVCNFRDFENKKHQQFKYHEDWGNLRYLLEMEMEHPMWDEQSELCLACGNCNLTCPTCRCYEVQDIPNLDGDTGVRIRRWDSCQLRSHGLVAGNHNFRPTKKSRFMNRYLCKNSYNEKLGISYCVGCGRCTYFCPAEISFVENLRTILGVKDNSCPPEVAEEMPKRGFAYGSSMGGEE; this comes from the coding sequence TTGAGGTACGTTAAGCTACCAAAGGAGAATACTTATGAGTTCCTAGAACGTTTGAAGGATTGGGGAACACTTTATGCTCCCATAAAGATATCAGAAAAGTTCTATGACTTCAGAGAAGTTGATGATGTTAAGAAGATAGAGTTCAAGTACAATAGAACAATAATGCCACCGAAGAAGTTCTTCTTCCTACCTAGGGAGAAAATATTTGAGTTCAGCATCTCAAAGGCAGAGTACAATGAGGTTATTGAAAATGTGGAGCCGTTTATTATTTTTGGAGTGCATGCATGTGATATCTTTGGACTCAAGATAATGGATACAATATACCTTGATGATCTTCCGGACAAGTACTACAAGGTTAGAAGAGAAAAAGGCATAATAATAGGAATAAGCTGTATTCCAGACGAATATTGTTTTTGTAACTTAAGGGAAACAGACTTTGCAGACGATGGGTTTGATTTGTTCTTCCATGAGCTTCCAGATGGCTGGCTTGTAAGGGTAGGAAGTCCAAAGGGACACAGAATAGTGGATAAAAATATCAAGCTCTTTGAGGAAGTAACAAGTCAGGATGTATGCAACTTTAGAGACTTTGAAAACAAGAAGCACCAGCAGTTTAAGTACCATGAGGATTGGGGTAACCTCCGCTATTTGCTTGAGATGGAGATGGAGCACCCAATGTGGGATGAACAAAGTGAACTTTGTTTGGCCTGTGGTAATTGTAACTTAACCTGTCCAACCTGTAGATGCTATGAGGTTCAAGACATTCCAAATCTTGATGGGGATACAGGTGTTAGGATTAGGAGATGGGATTCTTGTCAGTTAAGAAGTCACGGCCTTGTAGCTGGAAATCACAACTTTAGACCAACGAAAAAATCTCGTTTTATGAACAGGTATCTATGTAAGAACTCATACAACGAGAAGCTTGGCATAAGTTATTGTGTTGGATGTGGAAGGTGTACTTACTTCTGTCCAGCAGAGATAAGCTTTGTAGAAAACTTGAGAACTATTTTGGGAGTAAAAGACAATTCATGTCCACCTGAGGTGGCGGAGGAGATGCCGAAGAGAGGATTCGCCTATGGCAGTTCTATGGGAGGTGAAGAATGA
- a CDS encoding putative RNA uridine N3 methyltransferase, with amino-acid sequence MAWHIFIPDSLLEETSDPKIRTYKVGQIGRAAAIFGVEHIWIYKAGGKDGKFIKLILEYMETPQYLRKALIPLTKELKYAGVLPPLRTPHHKLKGRPKIGEIREGVIIRRGKRLYADIGLDDFALVEGTGEGRMTFEIISTTPLKVTPTKPKEYWGYRVHLTRGSLAKTLKKAKLNLAIATSRMGEDVRKVNLPPLEGEVGFVFGSPRKGIMEILRDFNEDYSFDLILNTIPNQKTKTVRTEEAVLATLAIFNFIRRD; translated from the coding sequence ATGGCGTGGCATATCTTTATTCCAGATTCACTCCTTGAGGAGACATCGGATCCAAAAATAAGGACATACAAAGTTGGCCAGATCGGCAGGGCAGCGGCAATCTTTGGTGTAGAACACATCTGGATTTACAAAGCAGGCGGGAAAGACGGTAAGTTCATCAAACTCATCTTGGAATATATGGAGACCCCTCAATATCTGCGAAAGGCCTTAATCCCCCTTACCAAGGAGCTCAAATACGCTGGTGTTTTACCTCCATTAAGAACACCCCATCACAAACTAAAAGGAAGACCAAAGATCGGGGAAATTCGAGAAGGCGTTATAATCAGAAGGGGTAAAAGACTGTATGCAGATATCGGCCTTGATGACTTTGCTCTCGTCGAGGGAACTGGAGAAGGTCGTATGACGTTTGAAATTATCTCTACAACACCTCTCAAAGTGACGCCGACAAAACCCAAAGAATATTGGGGGTATCGGGTCCATTTAACAAGGGGGTCTCTGGCAAAAACACTTAAAAAGGCAAAGCTTAACCTTGCAATCGCGACCTCACGAATGGGTGAGGATGTGAGAAAAGTGAACCTTCCTCCGTTGGAGGGGGAAGTGGGATTTGTATTTGGATCTCCCCGGAAAGGGATAATGGAAATCCTGAGAGACTTCAATGAGGATTATTCCTTTGATCTAATCCTCAATACTATTCCAAATCAAAAGACAAAGACCGTTAGAACGGAGGAAGCTGTGTTGGCGACATTGGCGATATTTAATTTCATAAGGAGGGATTGA
- the rpl4p gene encoding 50S ribosomal protein L4: protein MKVKVFSLNGEPIEEIELPRVFRTPFRPDLIKRAVIASWTHRIQPQGRDPLAGKRRVTENIGKGHGMARVERIKTSPRFAAFVPFARGGRRAHPPKVEKIIWEGINKKEKRLALMSAIAATANYDLVKARGHMVDNLPQVPLVVEDELEKIYKTAQTREIFKKLGVWNDIERAKKNTKVRAGKGKMRGRRYKKAKGPLIVVAKNEGIIQGARNHPGVDVVVVDNLGVELLAPGAHPGRLTIWTKGAIERLREIYG from the coding sequence ATGAAAGTTAAGGTATTTTCACTCAATGGCGAGCCAATTGAGGAAATAGAACTTCCAAGAGTATTTCGCACTCCCTTTAGACCAGATCTTATTAAAAGAGCGGTCATTGCTTCATGGACACACAGAATTCAGCCACAGGGTAGAGATCCCTTGGCAGGTAAGAGGAGAGTTACGGAGAACATAGGAAAAGGTCATGGGATGGCAAGGGTAGAAAGAATAAAGACTTCCCCTAGGTTTGCCGCATTTGTTCCCTTTGCAAGAGGTGGAAGAAGAGCACACCCACCAAAAGTTGAGAAAATAATCTGGGAAGGTATAAACAAGAAGGAGAAGAGACTTGCTTTGATGAGTGCAATTGCAGCTACTGCTAACTATGACCTTGTAAAAGCTAGAGGTCACATGGTTGATAATCTGCCTCAAGTTCCTCTTGTGGTTGAGGATGAGCTTGAGAAGATATACAAAACAGCACAGACAAGAGAGATCTTCAAAAAGCTTGGTGTATGGAACGACATTGAAAGGGCAAAGAAAAACACCAAAGTGAGAGCAGGAAAGGGTAAGATGAGGGGTAGAAGATACAAAAAGGCAAAAGGGCCACTTATTGTAGTTGCAAAGAATGAGGGAATAATTCAAGGTGCAAGGAATCATCCAGGTGTTGATGTAGTTGTAGTTGATAACTTAGGTGTAGAGCTATTAGCACCAGGTGCCCATCCTGGAAGACTTACTATCTGGACAAAAGGGGCCATAGAGAGATTAAGGGAGATTTATGGGTGA
- the hydA gene encoding NADPH-dependent hydrogenase/sulfhydrogenase 1 subunit alpha: MYIPITVDHIARVEGKGGIEIVTSDEGVKEVKLNIIEGPRFFEAITIGKKLDEALAIYPRVCSFCSAAHKLTALEAAEKAVGFTPRPEIQDLRDLLYIGDMIESHALHLYLLVLPDYLGYSNPLAMVDKYKKEIEYAMALKNIGSKTMDYLGSRAIHQENAILGGFGKLPTKRQFEELKRELKEVLPMAEYTVELFAKLEQYKEVKDEEMVHMAVKPRNDVYGIYGDYIKVSDGFEFPVEDYKKYIVEKVVEHSFAKHSFYKDKPFMVGAISRIVNNADLLYGKAKELYSQYKDLLRYDNCFANNFAQALELVYFVERAIDIIDDTLAKWPIKERDEVELKDGFGVSITEAPRGLLVYALEVKDGKVNYADIITPTAMNLAIMERHVRLMAEKHWQDDPEKLKLLAEMTVRAYDPCISCSVHVVKL; the protein is encoded by the coding sequence ATGTACATTCCGATTACAGTTGATCATATAGCCCGTGTGGAAGGAAAGGGTGGAATCGAGATAGTAACAAGTGACGAGGGTGTTAAAGAAGTAAAGCTCAACATAATAGAAGGTCCTAGGTTTTTTGAGGCCATAACCATAGGGAAGAAACTGGACGAGGCATTAGCAATTTATCCAAGGGTATGTTCTTTTTGTTCTGCAGCTCATAAGCTCACCGCCTTAGAGGCTGCTGAGAAAGCCGTGGGTTTCACACCAAGGCCTGAGATACAAGATTTGAGAGATCTATTATATATAGGGGATATGATAGAAAGCCATGCCTTGCATCTTTACCTCTTAGTCCTTCCTGACTATCTCGGTTACTCAAATCCCCTCGCTATGGTTGACAAATATAAAAAAGAAATAGAATATGCGATGGCTCTCAAAAACATAGGCTCAAAGACAATGGATTACTTGGGTTCAAGGGCAATACACCAAGAAAATGCTATCTTAGGAGGTTTTGGAAAACTTCCAACAAAACGCCAATTCGAGGAGCTTAAGAGGGAATTAAAAGAAGTTCTCCCAATGGCAGAGTACACAGTAGAACTATTTGCAAAACTTGAGCAATACAAGGAAGTTAAAGATGAGGAAATGGTTCACATGGCTGTGAAACCAAGAAACGATGTTTATGGGATATACGGAGATTACATTAAAGTTAGTGATGGGTTTGAGTTTCCTGTGGAGGACTATAAAAAGTATATAGTGGAAAAGGTAGTTGAACACAGCTTTGCAAAGCATTCCTTTTACAAGGACAAACCCTTCATGGTTGGTGCGATCTCAAGAATAGTCAATAATGCTGACCTTCTCTACGGAAAAGCGAAGGAACTCTACAGCCAGTATAAAGACCTCCTAAGATACGACAACTGCTTTGCTAACAACTTTGCCCAAGCATTAGAGCTTGTATACTTTGTAGAGAGAGCAATAGACATAATTGATGACACTCTCGCAAAATGGCCTATAAAAGAAAGGGACGAAGTCGAGTTAAAGGACGGTTTTGGAGTAAGCATCACTGAGGCTCCAAGAGGATTACTGGTTTATGCTCTTGAAGTCAAAGATGGAAAAGTCAACTATGCAGATATCATAACTCCAACTGCAATGAACCTTGCAATAATGGAACGCCATGTTAGATTAATGGCAGAAAAACACTGGCAAGATGATCCTGAAAAGCTTAAATTACTTGCAGAGATGACTGTTAGAGCATACGATCCATGTATCTCCTGTTCAGTCCATGTTGTCAAACTCTGA
- a CDS encoding hydrogenase maturation protease produces MEALILALGNELMKDDGVGLKVGRILAERGYNVIEVGTDIFKLQRYYNGEDIIIIIDAVLSNEYGPGEVIYLKGDEVFEKLRAEIRSAHFMGAVDGLKLLMAIDKRLTRAEIHFIGVVAKEIDLGMELSEEVKNSIPNIINIVESIIK; encoded by the coding sequence ATGGAAGCTTTAATCCTAGCTCTTGGCAATGAGCTTATGAAAGATGATGGTGTAGGATTAAAAGTTGGTAGAATATTGGCTGAAAGAGGTTATAATGTAATTGAGGTTGGAACTGATATATTCAAGTTACAGCGTTACTATAATGGGGAAGATATAATTATTATAATAGATGCTGTTTTGAGTAATGAGTATGGGCCAGGTGAAGTGATTTACCTAAAGGGGGATGAAGTCTTTGAGAAATTAAGGGCTGAAATAAGGAGTGCTCACTTTATGGGGGCTGTTGATGGACTTAAACTTTTAATGGCTATTGATAAACGACTTACTAGGGCAGAAATTCACTTTATTGGGGTTGTTGCCAAGGAGATTGATCTTGGCATGGAGCTTAGTGAAGAGGTGAAGAATAGTATTCCTAATATTATTAATATAGTAGAGTCAATTATTAAATAG
- a CDS encoding 30S ribosomal protein S19, with product MARKKEFKYRGYTFEELANMSLEDLAKLFPSRQRRSLKRGLTPEQKKLLRKIRLAKKGKYKKPIRTHSRDMVILPEMVGMTIHVHNGKEFVPIEIREEMIGHYLGEFALTRRRVQHGSPGVGATRSSMFVAIK from the coding sequence ATGGCAAGAAAAAAGGAATTTAAATATCGCGGTTACACATTTGAGGAACTTGCAAATATGTCTCTTGAGGATTTAGCCAAGCTCTTTCCTTCAAGACAGAGGAGAAGTCTTAAACGTGGTTTAACACCAGAACAGAAGAAACTCCTTAGGAAAATTAGACTTGCAAAGAAGGGTAAGTATAAAAAGCCAATAAGAACCCACAGCAGAGACATGGTCATCCTCCCAGAAATGGTTGGAATGACAATTCATGTCCACAATGGTAAAGAATTCGTTCCAATAGAGATTAGAGAAGAAATGATTGGTCATTATCTTGGAGAATTTGCTCTAACAAGAAGAAGGGTCCAACACGGATCACCTGGTGTTGGTGCTACAAGATCATCAATGTTCGTGGCAATCAAGTGA